In Haematobia irritans isolate KBUSLIRL chromosome 1, ASM5000362v1, whole genome shotgun sequence, a genomic segment contains:
- the LOC142222384 gene encoding uncharacterized protein LOC142222384 isoform X2 produces the protein MGRITFWFLLGLTLFAISAQDVLASSDVGPTESECRPYIEKAINELKTGEDKEELIPSPDTTSGEDITNKDNDHGGESGEMQGDQPVHAETAHVESVEEAKAPVDIDGDGIPNEQDSDIDGDVIPNEEDDDMDGDGVLNVNDSDIDGDVIPNEKDSDMDGDGVANVHDADLDGDGVANVVDADIDGDGVANVLDADMDGDGVANVVDGDIDGDGVRNVSDNDLDGDGIPNDEDDDMDGDGIPNDQDDDIDGDGIPNDQDDDIDGDGIPNHEDDDIDGDGIPNHEDDDIDGDGIPNHEDDDIDGDGIPNHEDNDIDGDGIPNDQDDDIDGDGIPNDQDNDIDGDGIPNEQDDDIDGDGIPNEQDDDIDGDGIPNHEDDDIDGDGIPNHEDDDIDGDGIPNHEDSDIDGDGIPNTEDNDIDGDGIPNDQDSDIDGDGIPNHEDSDIDGDGIPNEEDNDVDGDGLPNEEEPKSLDVDNDGITNDDDSDIDGDVVNNEVDADMDGDGVPNTHDKDIDGDGIPNVHDDDQHEAADVQPGARTKRSVGDLDGDGIPDDEDDDKDGDGIPNHQDDDLDGDGIPNHQDEDIDGDGLPNHEDTDDDGDGKADDEVAAEEVVEAAVEKTEAAEEETAAAGEDVEEDTKPEDELLWVSKKRRDPNDIDGDGIPNIHDDDMDGDGIANHEDNDMDGDGIPAEEDEDIDGDGTPNHLDEDIDGDGTPNDLDADVDGDGTPNHLDEDVDGDGTPNDLDGDIDGDGTPNHLDNDIDGDGTPNHLDEDVDGDGTPNNLDGDIDGDGTPNHLDNDIDGDGTPNHLDEDVDGDGTPNNLDGDIDGDGTPNHLDQDIDGDGTPNHLDEDVDGDGTPNTLDGDIDGDGTPNHLDQDIDGDGTSNDNDADVDGDGTPNHLDEDIDGDGTPNHLDEDVDGDGTPNDNDADVDGDGTPNHLDDDIDGDGTPNYLDMDIDGDGTPNSSDDDIDGDGISNDKDNDVDGDGVSNDEDDDIDGDNTPNDLDEDMDGDGISNTHDMDADGDGVSNMRDDDHQDMDGDGIPDSKDDDKDGDGVPNHQDDDIDGDGIPNSRDSDIDGDGIPNEKDADRDGDGLPNERDDSDGEADDKKLISRGKDIDGDGVTNDEDVDIDGDSIPNEMDEDMDGDGVLNIRDTDVDGDGVPNEQDEDHRDMDGDGVLDELDQDIDGDGIPNHKDTDRDGDGIPNSEDHSDGEADDNKKFSKKLKRISRAHANDIDGDGIPNVQDMDMDGDGIFNQEDPDADGDGQTTAEDSDIDGDGLLNNEDDDIDGDGIANEKDHDIDGDGMPNEEEPKSLDLDGDGIPNDEDSDIDGDIIPNELDEDMDGDGILNIRDKDIDGDGVPNLHDDDHRDMDGDGVADVHDEDIDGDGIPNTKDNDIDGDGVPNQQDPDRDGDGIVNTKDHRDGEADDRKSTRKLKRISRVHANDLDGDGIPNIHDPDVDGDGILNQQDSDVDGDGISMINDPDIDGDGTPNSEDEDIDGDGIANEKDEDIDGDGMLNEEEPTSLDFDKDGIPNDEDNDIDGDVIPNELDDDMDGDGVPNIHDKDIDGDGVPNVHDEDHADRDDDGILDEHDDDMDGDGIPNVKDDDIDGDGVPNIRDADRDGDGVPNDKDIRDGEADDHRSGVKLHLISRGHANDIDGDGIPNIHDTDMDGDGILNHEDYDADGDGIPTDKDTDIDGDGTPNHEDDDIDGDGIVNEKDHDIDGDGMSNDEEPKSLDIDGDGIPNDQDEDIDGDVIPNELDEDMDGDGVLNVRDQDIDGDGVPNVQDKDHRDMDADGIPDHHDDDIDADGIPNHIDDDIDGDGILNDHDIDRDGDGFHNHQDDSDGEADDKQVFVKMLRISRGLANDIDGDGIPNVHDTDMDGDGILNQEDNDADGDGIPTAEDSDIDGDGTPNYADDDIDGDGIANEMDHDLDGDGMPNDEEPKSLDLDGDGILNDDDDDIDGDVIPNELDEDMDGDGVLNARDQDIDGDGVPNVQDIDHRDMDADGIPDHHDDDIDADGIPNAKDEDIDGDGIPNDRDIDRDGDGFHNDKDHSDGEADDKKSSRGNQKRISKGHDIDGDGIPNVHDTDMDGDGILNHEDNDVDGDGLETHEDPDIDGDGTLNHEDEDVDGDGIVNEHDHDIDGDGLSNDHEPKSLDIDGDGIPNDDDEDIDGDVIPNEFDEDMDGDGIPNVHDKDIDGDGVPNHHDDDHRDMDGDGVPDDMDDDIDGDGIPNHKDDDIDGDGIPNHRDEDRDGDGVPNEHDRRDGEADDKKYVDRQKRATEGHDIDGDGIPNVHDSDMDGDGIPNHEDYDVDGDGIPAHADPDIDGDGKPNTEDEDIDGDGIVNEKDHDIDGDGMANSEEPTSLDIDNDGILNDDDTDIDGDVLLNEDDSDMDGDGIPNVRDNDIDGDGIPNVHDEDKHEAADVQPSSAKARAKRDLTAAAAARDMDGDGIPDDVDDDKDGDGIPNNQDDDIDGDGVPNYRDDDIDGDGVLNEHDEDRDGDGLANEEDDSDGELDDVDTRPEDELLWEGEIPEQRRSRDHINELLQLDDHFNAREKAIDNVAETILRDIKRTYENAIKPLEVMYKYRDLSNRHFGDPEIFSKPLVLFMGPWSGGKSSIINYLTDNEYTPYSLRSGAEPSPAYFNILMWGNETEILDGTQLAADYTFAGLQKFGQGLEDRLRGLKMPIKLLEKVNIVEIPGILEVRKQVSRLFPFNDACQWFIDRADIIFLVYDPAKLDVGPETEAILDQLKGREYQTRIILNKADTVKPEELLRVQSALIWNISPLMSSAQPPLVYTTSLWSRPYQEGSPARLLLGQERAFLRDLRTAVDKRIENKIASARRFAVRVRNHAKMVDCYLNTYYNHKSLFGNKKRIADTIIENPQNYHIYEGLSTLTNISRYDLPDPEVYRDFFRLNPLYEFKKLSETCSYFRGCPITKLDVAIAYDLPDLVGKYKRMAETALANVEKNEAVIAGDNAADGADDKNKKTKS, from the exons ATGTGTTAGCTAGCTCTGATGTTGGACCTACTGAATCCGAATGCCGTCCTTATATAGAAAAGGCCATTAACGAACTGAAAACAGGTGAAGACAAAG aagaaTTAATCCCTAGTCCCGATACGACTTCCGGTGAAGATATAACGAATAAAGATAACGACCATGGTGGAGAGTCCGGTGAAATGCAGGGAGATCAACCTGTTCATGCTGAAACAGCCCATGTAGAATCGGTTGAGGAGGCTAAGGCCCCCGTCGATATTGACGGTGATGGCATTCCCAATGAACAGGATAGTGACATCGATGGCGATGTTATACCCAACGAAGAAGATGATGATATGGACGGTGATGGCGTTTTGAATGTCAATGATAGTGATATTGATGGAGACGTCATTCCCAATGAAAAGGACTCCGATATGGATGGTGATGGTGTTGCGAATGTCCATGATGCCGATTTAGATGGTGATGGTGTTGCCAATGTGGTTGATGCTGATATCGATGGTGATGGTGTTGCCAATGTTCTTGATGCCGATATGGATGGTGATGGTGTTGCCAATGTGGTTGATGGTGATATTGATGGTGACGGTGTTCGCAATGTCAGTGACAACGATTTGGATGGTGACGGCATTCCCAATGACGAAGATGATGATATGGATGGAGATGGCATTCCCAATGACCAAGATGATGACATCGATGGAGATGGCATTCCCAATGATCAGGATGATGATATCGATGGTGATGGCATTCCTAATCACGAGGATGATGACATCGATGGTGATGGCATTCCAAACCATGAGGATGATGATATTGATGGTGATGGCATTCCTAATCACGAAGATGATGATATCGATGGCGATGGTATTCCAAATCACGAAGATAATGATATCGATGGTGATGGTATTCCCAATGACCAAGATGATGATATTGATGGAGATGGTATTCCTAACGACCAAGATAATGATATTGATGGCGATGGTATTCCCAACGAACAAGATGATGATATCGATGGTGACGGCATTCCCAACGAACAAGATGATGACATCGATGGTGATGGTATTCCCAATCATGAAGACGATGACATTGATGGTGATGGCATCCCCAATCACGAGGATGATGATATCGATGGTGATGGTATTCCCAATCACGAAGACAGTGACATCGATGGTGATGGCATTCCAAATACCGAAGATAATGACATCGATGGTGATGGAATTCCCAACGATCAAGATTCCGATATCGATGGTGATGGTATTCCAAATCATGAAGACTCTGACATCGATGGTGATGGTATTCCTAATGAAGAGGACAATGATGTTGACGGCGATGGTTTACCAAATGAAGAGGAACCAAAGAGTCTTGATGTGGATAATGATGGCATAACTAACGATGACGATTCTGATATCGATGGAGATGTAGTAAACAATGAAGTCGATGCTGATATGGATGGCGATGGTGTACCCAATACTCACGACAAAGACATTGATGGTGATGGTATTCCCAATGTCCATGATGACGATCAACATGAAGCTGCAGATGTTCAACCTGGTGCCCGTACAAAACGTAGTGTCGGCGATTTAGATGGTGATGGCATACCCGACGATGAAGATGATGACAAAGATGGTGATGGTATTCCCAATCATCAAGATGATGATCTTGATGGCGATGGTATTCCCAATCATCAAGACGAAGATATTGATGGTGATGGTTTGCCAAACCATGAAGATACCGATGACGATGGCGATGGCAAAGCAGATGATGAAGTAGCCGCCGAAGAGGTAGTTGAAGCTGCCGTAGAGAAAACCGAAGCTGCTGAGGAGGAAACAGCCGCCGCTGGTGAGGATGTTGAGGAGGATACTAAACCTGAAGATGAATTATTATGG GTTTCTAAAAAACGCCGAGATCCCAACGACATCGATGGTGATGGCATTCCAAACATACACGATGATGATATGGATGGAGATGGCATTGCCAATCACGAAGATAACGACATGGATGGGGATGGTATTCCAGCTGAAGAAGATGAGGATATTGATGGTGATGGTACTCCGAATCATCTCGATGAAGATATTGACGGTGATGGTACACCGAATGATCTTGATGCTGATGTTGATGGTGATGGCACTCCTAATCATCTGGATGAAGATGTAGATGGTGATGGTACACCAAATGATCTTGATGGTGATATCGATGGGGATGGTACTCCAAATCATTTAGATAATGACATTGATGGTGATGGTACTCCgaatcatttggatgaagatgtAGATGGTGATGGTACACCAAATAATCTAGATGGTGATATCGATGGCGATGGTACTCCAAATCATTTAGATAATGATATTGATGGTGATGGTACTCCGAATCATCTCGATGAAGATGTAGATGGTGATGGTACACCAAATAATCTGGATGGTGATATCGATGGAGATGGCACGCCAAATCATTTAGATCAAGATATTGATGGCGATGGTACCCCGAATCATCTCGATGAAGATGTAGATGGTGATGGTACACCCAACACCCTCGATGGTGATATTGATGGGGATGGTACTCCAAATCATTTAGATCAGGATATTGATGGTGATGGCACATCCAATGATAATGATGCCGATGTTGATGGTGATGGTACTCCCAACCATTTGGACGAAGACATTGATGGTGACGGTACGCCAAATCATCTTGATGAAGATGTCGACGGTGATGGTACTCCAAATGATAACGATGCCGATGTTGATGGTGATGGTACACCAAATCATTTGGATGATGATATTGATGGTGATGGTACGCCCAATTATTTGGATATGGACATAGACGGTGATGGAACACCTAATTCTTCAGATGATGATATCGATGGAGATGGAATAAGTAATGACAAAGATAATGATGTTGATGGAGATGGTGTGTCCAACGACGAAGATGATGATATAGATGGTGATAACACACCTAACGATTTAGATGAGGACATGGATGGAGATGGTATCAGTAATACCCATGATATGGATGCAGATGGAGATGGTGTGTCCAATATGCGTGACGATGACCATCAAGATATGGATGGTGATGGCATCCCTGACAGCAAAGATGACGACAAGGATGGTGATGGGGTACCTAATCACCAGGACGATGATATTGATGGGGATGGTATACCAAATTCACGAGATTCTGATATTGATGGTGATGGTATACCTAATGAAAAGGATGCAGATCGCGATGGTGACGGATTGCCAAATGAACGTGATGATAGTGATGGTGAAGCCGATGATAAGAAATTG ATTTCCAGAGGCAAAGATATTGATGGTGATGGTGTAACAAATGATGAGGATGTTGATATTGATGGGGATTCTATACCAAATGAAATGGATGAGGATATGGATGGTGATGGAGTCCTCAATATCCGAGATACAGATGTAGATGGTGATGGTGTACCTAATGAACAAGATGAAGATCATCGCGATATGGATGGAGATGGTGTTCTTGATGAGCTTGATCAAGATATTGATGGTGATGGTATACCAAATCATAAAGATACAGATCGGGATGGAGATGGTATTCCAAATAGTGAGGATCACAGTGATGGTGAAGCAGACGATAATAAGAAGTTCAGTAAAAAACTGAAACGG ATTTCCAGAGCCCATGCAAACGATATAGACGGCGATGGTATTCCAAACGTACAAGACATGGATATGGATGGTGatggaatttttaatcaagAGGATCCCGATGCTGATGGCGATGGTCAGACCACAGCAGAAGATTCTGATATCGATGGTGATGGTTTACTAAATAACGAAGATGATGATATCGATGGAGATGGTATAGCCAATGAAAAGGATCATGATATCGATGGTGATGGTATGCCCAATGAAGAGGAACCAAAAAGTCTGGACTTGGATGGAGATGGTATACCCAACGATGAGGATAGTGATATTGATGGTGACATCATACCCAATGAATTGGATGAAGATATGGATGGTGATGGTATTCTAAATATTCGAGATAAAGATATTGATGGTGATGGAGTTCCTAATTTACATGATGACGACCATCGAGATATGGATGGTGATGGTGTGGCCGATGTACATGATGAGGATATTGATGGAGATGGTATACCAAATACCAAGGATAATGATATTGATGGTGATGGTGTACCAAATCAACAAGATCCTGATCGTGATGGTGATGGCATAGTGAATACCAAAGATCATAGGGATGGTGAAGCAGATGATAGAAAATCTACGCGCAAGTTGAAACGG ATTTCCAGAGTCCATGCTAACGATTTGGATGGTGATGGTATACCCAATATTCATGATCCCGATGTAGATGGGGATGGTATTCTTAATCAACAAGATTCTGATGTTGATGGCGATGGTATCTCCATGATAAATGATCCGGATATTGATGGTGATGGTACCCCAAATAGTGAAGACGAGGATATCGATGgagatggtattgccaatgaaAAAGATGAGGATATTGATGGGGATGGCATGTTGAACGAAGAGGAACCCACCAGTTTGGATTTCGATAAAGATGGCATACCAAATGATGAAGATAATGACATTGATGGAGATGTTATACCAAATGAATTGGATGATGATATGGATGGAGACGGGGTGCCTAATATCCACGATAAGGATATTGATGGTGATGGAGTGCCCAATGTCCATGATGAAGATCATGCTGACAGAGATGATGATGGTATATTGGATGAACATGATGATGATATGGATGGTGATGGAATACCTAATGTCAAAGACGATGATATTGATGGAGATGGTGTACCAAATATACGTGATGCCGATCGAGATGGTGATGGGGTACCAAACGATAAAGATATTCGGGATGGTGAAGCTGACGATCATAGATCAGGTGTTAAATTGCATTTG ATTTCCAGAGGCCATGCCAACGATATTGATGGCGATGGTATTCCAAATATTCATGACACTGATATGGATGGTGATGGTATACTCAATCATGAGGATTATGATGCCGATGGTGATGGAATACCCACCGATAAAGACACGGATATTGATGGTGATGGAACACCAAATCACGAAGACGATGATATCGATggtgatggtattgtaaatgaaaaGGATCATGATATAGACGGTGATGGTATGTCGAATGATGAAGAACCTAAAAGTTTGGATATCGATGGCGATGGTATACCCAATGATCAGGATGAAGATATTGATGGTGATGTTATAcctaatgaattggacgaagatATGGATGGTGATGGAGTTTTGAATGTACGTGACCAAGATATTGATGGTGATGGAGTTCCTAATGTCCAAGACAAAGATCATCGTGATATGGATGCCGATGGCATACCGGACCACCATGATGATGATATTGATGCCGATGGTATTCCGAATCATATAGACGACGATATAGATGGGGATGGTATCCTCAATGACCACGATATAGATCGTGATGGCGATGGTTTTCACAATCACCAGGACGATAGTGATGGTGAAGCCGATGATAAACAAGTATTTGTTAAAATGCTACGG ATTTCCAGAGGTCTTGCCAATGACATCGATGGCGATGGTATACCCAATGTCCATGATACCGATATGGATGGTGATGGAATTCTCAATCAAGAGGATAATGATGCCGATGGTGATGGCATTCCTACGGCTGAAGATTCTGACATTGATGGCGATGGCACTCCAAATTATGCAGACGATGATATCGATggagatggcattgcaaatgaaaTGGATCATGACCTTGATGGCGATGGCATGCCCAACGATGAAGAACCTAAAAGTCTAGACCTGGATGGAGATGGTATACtcaatgatgacgatgatgatatcGATGGTGATGTTATAcccaatgaattggacgaagacATGGATGGTGATGGAGTTTTGAATGCTCGCGACCAAGATATTGATGGTGATGGAGTACCTAATGTTCAAGACATAGATCATCGTGATATGGATGCTGATGGTATTCCCGACCATCATGATGATGATATTGATGCCGATGGTATTCCCAATGCCAAAGATGAAGATATTGATGGAGATGGTATACCTAATGATCGTGATATCGATCGTGACGGTGATGGTTTCCACAATGATAAGGATCATAGTGATGGTGAGGCTGATGATAAGAAGAGCAGCAGGGGCAACCAGAAACGG ATTTCCAAAGGTCATGATATTGATGGCGATGGTATACCCAATGTTCACGATACCGATATGGACGGCGATGGCATACTCAATCACGAGGACAATGATGTCGATGGCGATGGCCTGGAGACCCATGAGGATCCCGATATTGATGGTGATGGTACTCTCAATCATGAAGATGAAGATGTGGATGGTGATGGTATAGTGAATGAGCATGACCATGACATCGATGGCGATGGCCTGTCCAATGATCATGAACCCAAGAGTCTCGATATCGACGGTGATGGTATACCAAACGATGATGATGAGGATATCGATGGAGATGTTATACCCAATGAATTCGATGAAGATATGGATGGCGATGGTATACCAAATGTCCATGACAAGGATATCGATGGTGATGGTGTACCAAATCATCATGATGATGATCATCGTGATATGGATGGTGATGGGGTGCCCGATGACATGGATGATGATATTGATGGTGATGGCATACCAAATCACAAAGATGATGACATCGATGGTGATGGTATTCCTAATCATCGTGATGAAGATCGTGATGGTGATGGGGTACCCAATGAGCATGATCGACGAGATGGTGAGGCCGATGATAAGAAATATGTTGATAGGCAAAAGAGG GCAACTGAGGGCCATGACATTGATGGAGATGGCATACCAAATGTTCATGATTCCGATATGGATGGTGATGGCATACCCAATCATGAGGACTATGATGTTGATGGTGATGGTATACCAGCTCATGCAGATCCCGATATTGATGGTGATGGAAAACCAAATACCGAAGATGAAGATATCGATGGAGATGGTATTGTCAACGAAAAGGATCATGATATCGATGGTGATGGCATGGCCAATAGTGAGGAACCCACCAGTTTGGATATAGACAACGATGGCATACTCAATGATGATGACACAGATATTGATGGTGATGTTTTGCTCAACGAAGATGATTCCGATATGGATGGTGATGGTATACCCAATGTTCGTGATAATGATATCGATGGTGATGGTATACCAAATGTCCATGACGAAGATAAGCATGAAGCAGCTGATGTACAGCCATCAAGTGCTAAGGCTAGGGCTAAACGTGATTTGACCGCTGCCGCTGCAGCTAGAGATATGGATGGTGATGGCATACCCGATGATGTGGATGATGACAAAGATGGTGATGGTATACCCAATAATCAAGATGATGATATCGATGGTGATGGCGTACCCAATTATCGAGATGATGATATCGATGGTGATGGAGTGCTCAATGAACATGATGAGGATCGTGATGGTGATGGTTTGGCAAATGAAGAAGATGATAGTGATGGTGAGCTGGATGATGTTGATACTAGGCCAGAGGATGAATTACTTTGG GAAGGTGAAATTCCTGAACAACGTCGCAGCCGTGATCATATCAATGAACTTTTGCAACTTGACGATCACTTCAATGCCCGTGAAAAGGCCATCGATAATGTGGCCGAAACTATTTTACGTGACATTAAGCGCACCTATGAGAATGCCATTAAGCCTTTGGAAGTTATGTACAAATATCGTGATTTGAGTAATCGTCATTTTGGTGATccggaaattttctccaaacctTTGGTATTATTCATGGGTCCCTGGTCTGGTGGCAAATCTTCGATTATTAATTATTTGACCGATAATGAATATACACCATACTCCTTGAGATCGG GTGCTGAACCCTCACCAGCCTACtttaatattttgatgtggggCAATGAGACGGAAATTTTGGATGGTACACAATTGGCTGCCGATTATACCTTTGCTGGTTTGCAGAAGTTCGGTCAAGGTTTGGAGGATCGCTTGCGTGGTCTTAAGATGCCCATTAAGTTGTTGGAAAAG GTCAACATTGTCGAAATTCCCGGCATTTTAGAGGTACGCAAACAAGTCTCTCGCCTCTTCCCATTCAATGATGCCTGCCAATGGTTCATCGATCGTGCCGAtattattttcttggtctaCGATCCAGCCAAATTGGATGTTGGCCCAGAAACTGAAGCCATTTTGGATCAATTGAAGGGTCGTGAATATCAAACTCGCATTATTTTGAATAAGGCCGACACTGTTAAACCCGAAGAATTGTTGCGCGTTCAAAGTGCATTGATTTGGAATATTTCACCATTGATGTCTTCTGCCCAGCCACCATTGGTGTATACAACATCGTTGTGGAGTCGCCCCTATCAGGAGGGTTCACCTGCTCGTTTATTGTTGGGTCAGGAGCGAGCTTTCCTCAGGGATCTTCGTACAGCTGTCGATAAgagaattgaaaataaaattgctaGTGCGCGTCGTTTTGCT GTTCGCGTccgtaaccatgccaaaatggtTGACTGCTACCTCAATACCTACTACAATCACAAGTCCTTGTTTGGCAACAAGAAACGTATTGCCGATACAATCATTGAAAATCCCCAGAATTATCACATCTACGAGGGTCTATCAACACTCACAAATATCTCACGTTACGATTTACCCGATCCCGAGGTCTATCGTGATTTCTTCCGCTTGAATCCATTGTATGAATTCAAGAAACTATCAGAGACTTGCTCATACTTCCGCGGTTGTCCTATTACCAAATTGGATGTGGCCATTGCTTATGATTTGCCCGATTTGGTTGGTAAATACAAGCGTATGGCTGAGACGGCTTTGGCCAATGTGGAGAAGAATGAGGCTGTCATTGCTGGGGATAATGCCGCTGATGGGGctgatgataaaaataaaaagaccAAAAGTTGA